A section of the Bradyrhizobium oligotrophicum S58 genome encodes:
- the hisN gene encoding histidinol-phosphatase yields MTVIDFSAFIGRLATASGETILPFFRTSLLVDNKSNRQDFDPVTEADRAAEAVMRRLIKANFPQHGIVGEEFGNEREDADYVWVLDPIDGTKSFIAGFPIWGTLIALLHKGMPVFGMMHQPFIGERFAGDNGSANYKNAAGERRLAVRRCERLQDAVCYTTSPLLMSEADRAAFGRVESEVRLSRYGGDCYSYCMLAAGHLDLVIETELKPYDIAALIPIINGAGGIVTNWDGGPAQNGGRIIAAGDKRVHEAALKRLTGGG; encoded by the coding sequence GTGACGGTCATCGACTTCTCTGCCTTCATCGGCCGCCTGGCGACCGCCTCGGGCGAAACCATCCTGCCGTTCTTCCGGACCTCGCTGCTGGTCGACAACAAGAGCAACCGGCAGGATTTCGATCCGGTGACCGAGGCCGACCGCGCCGCCGAGGCGGTGATGCGCCGCCTGATCAAGGCCAATTTCCCGCAGCACGGCATCGTCGGCGAGGAATTCGGCAACGAGCGCGAGGATGCCGACTATGTCTGGGTGCTCGATCCGATCGACGGCACCAAATCCTTCATCGCGGGCTTTCCGATCTGGGGCACACTGATCGCGCTGCTGCACAAGGGCATGCCGGTGTTCGGCATGATGCACCAGCCCTTCATCGGCGAGCGCTTCGCCGGCGACAACGGCTCCGCAAACTACAAGAACGCAGCCGGTGAGCGCCGGCTCGCGGTGCGCCGCTGCGAGCGGCTGCAGGACGCCGTCTGCTATACGACGAGCCCGCTGCTGATGAGCGAGGCCGATCGTGCCGCCTTCGGCCGCGTCGAATCCGAGGTGCGGCTGTCGCGCTATGGCGGCGATTGCTATTCGTATTGCATGCTGGCCGCCGGGCATCTCGATCTCGTCATCGAGACCGAGCTCAAACCCTACGACATCGCAGCCCTGATCCCGATCATCAACGGCGCCGGCGGCATCGTCACCAATTGGGACGGCGGCCCGGCGCAGAACGGCGGACGGATCATCGCCGCCGGCGACAAGCGCGTGCATGAGGCCGCGCTGAAGCGGCTCACCGGTGGAGGCTGA
- a CDS encoding lanthionine synthetase C family protein: MITPGRHRPLAQSQWDESAVRAAIDDIVADAIAHFDPDTFWPAHPSDDGVGDGAPSFYKGAAGVIWALDYLHRIGAAHVAEDFRPVLPRLIERTVIDHAANSPADYEKHGSLLRGDMGAALLAMRLAPTVDLADLVYRRAEANNELPIRELMWGMPGSMVAAVHMAEMTGEERWRRLFEVQAARLLSELEDTPQGPLWTQDLYGAKDRFLGPVHGFAGNVIPLLLGWDWLTAAQQADVAEFVPKALEANAWHYDIGTTWGPRSKREKRLFICQHCHGAPGMVTTFADAPFATPELDALLRDGGRFAWAAGPLSKGSNLCHGTGGNGYAFLKLYRRTQDQVWLDRARQFAMTAIVQYQGAKLVAGRGRYSLWTGDVGLAIYLWDCITGEPRFPTIDVF, translated from the coding sequence ATGATTACCCCCGGACGGCATCGGCCGCTGGCGCAGAGCCAATGGGATGAATCCGCGGTACGGGCTGCAATCGACGACATTGTGGCCGACGCAATCGCGCATTTCGACCCCGACACCTTCTGGCCGGCTCACCCGAGTGACGATGGGGTCGGCGACGGCGCCCCCAGCTTCTACAAGGGCGCCGCAGGCGTCATCTGGGCACTGGACTACTTGCATCGCATCGGCGCGGCCCACGTCGCCGAAGATTTTCGTCCCGTGCTGCCAAGGCTGATCGAGCGGACGGTCATCGACCACGCCGCCAATTCGCCTGCCGACTACGAGAAGCACGGCTCGCTGCTACGTGGCGACATGGGCGCGGCCCTTCTCGCCATGCGCCTCGCGCCGACAGTTGATCTCGCCGATCTGGTTTATCGGCGCGCCGAAGCCAATAATGAGCTGCCGATCCGCGAGCTGATGTGGGGCATGCCGGGGTCGATGGTCGCGGCAGTCCACATGGCCGAGATGACGGGGGAAGAGCGATGGCGCCGCCTGTTCGAAGTGCAGGCGGCACGGCTGTTGTCCGAGTTGGAGGACACGCCGCAGGGCCCGCTTTGGACCCAGGATCTCTATGGTGCCAAAGATCGCTTTCTCGGGCCCGTTCACGGCTTCGCCGGCAACGTCATTCCGTTGTTGCTCGGATGGGACTGGCTGACAGCGGCCCAGCAAGCCGATGTCGCCGAATTCGTGCCGAAGGCGCTCGAGGCGAATGCATGGCACTACGACATCGGAACCACCTGGGGCCCGCGAAGCAAGCGCGAGAAGCGGCTCTTCATCTGCCAGCATTGCCATGGCGCGCCGGGCATGGTGACGACCTTCGCCGACGCACCGTTCGCGACGCCGGAGCTCGACGCGCTACTGCGCGATGGCGGGCGCTTCGCCTGGGCCGCCGGACCGCTGAGCAAGGGCTCGAACCTCTGCCACGGCACCGGCGGAAACGGCTATGCCTTCCTCAAGCTCTATCGCCGCACGCAGGACCAGGTTTGGCTCGACCGCGCACGCCAGTTCGCCATGACGGCCATCGTCCAGTATCAGGGCGCAAAACTCGTCGCCGGCCGCGGCCGCTATTCGCTGTGGACCGGCGACGTCGGCCTCGCGATCTACCTGTGGGATTGCATCACGGGAGAACCTCGTTTCCCGACCATCGACGTGTTCTGA
- a CDS encoding SRPBCC family protein, whose protein sequence is MQKALSISRHINAPRSVVYRALLDPRAIAKWKVPDGMSCQVHAFDAHEGGSFRISLTYDVPTGTGKTTAHTDTYRGRFVKLVPDQQVIEVDEFETADPALQGEMTITITLADADGGTELLATHDGLPRGVSPTDNETGWRMALAKLAALVEAR, encoded by the coding sequence ATGCAAAAGGCCCTTTCGATCAGCCGCCACATCAACGCGCCTCGTTCGGTCGTTTATCGCGCGCTCCTGGATCCGCGCGCGATAGCAAAATGGAAGGTGCCGGACGGAATGTCCTGTCAGGTGCATGCGTTCGATGCCCATGAAGGCGGTTCGTTCCGGATCTCGCTCACCTATGACGTGCCCACCGGGACCGGCAAGACGACCGCGCACACCGACACCTATCGCGGGCGCTTCGTGAAGCTCGTCCCAGATCAGCAGGTCATCGAAGTCGACGAATTCGAAACCGCAGATCCTGCGCTGCAGGGCGAGATGACGATCACGATCACGCTCGCCGATGCGGACGGCGGCACCGAGCTTCTCGCCACGCATGATGGACTGCCACGCGGCGTCTCGCCTACCGACAACGAGACGGGCTGGCGGATGGCGCTTGCCAAGCTCGCGGCGCTCGTCGAGGCGCGATAG
- a CDS encoding N-formylglutamate amidohydrolase yields the protein MTDFDGESPPFEIMEPAEWRAPIIFNSPHSGSAYPDDFLRASRIDLPSLRRSEDSFMDELIADLLSRGFPVVRVHFPRCYVDVNREPYELDPRMFTGRLPSFANTRSMRVAGGLGTIPRVVGDGQEIYRDRLSVDEALHRIETLYKPYHRALRRLINRVHQQFGTVVLVDCHSMPSVGVSRDEPRRPDMVIGDRYGTSCASLLPELFEDVLGRLGYSVGRNKPYAGGFITEHYGNPASGLHAIQIELNRAIYMDERRRERGPRFAQVASDLAVLAEVLATVPLGDLGPFQAAAE from the coding sequence ATGACGGATTTTGATGGCGAATCGCCGCCGTTCGAGATCATGGAGCCGGCCGAATGGCGCGCGCCCATCATCTTCAATTCGCCGCACTCGGGCTCCGCCTATCCGGACGATTTCCTCAGGGCGTCGCGAATCGATCTGCCGTCGCTCAGGCGCTCGGAAGATTCGTTCATGGATGAATTGATCGCCGACCTGCTGTCGCGCGGGTTTCCGGTGGTCCGGGTGCATTTTCCGCGCTGCTATGTCGACGTCAATCGCGAGCCCTACGAGCTCGATCCGCGGATGTTCACCGGGCGGCTGCCGAGCTTCGCCAACACCCGCTCCATGCGGGTTGCCGGCGGCCTCGGCACCATCCCGCGCGTGGTCGGCGACGGCCAGGAGATCTATCGCGACCGGCTCAGCGTCGACGAGGCGCTGCATCGGATCGAGACGCTGTACAAGCCGTATCACCGCGCCTTGCGGCGCCTGATCAACCGCGTGCACCAGCAGTTCGGCACAGTGGTGCTGGTCGACTGTCACTCGATGCCCTCGGTCGGCGTCTCGCGCGACGAGCCGCGGCGCCCCGACATGGTGATCGGCGACCGCTACGGCACGAGCTGCGCGTCGCTGCTGCCGGAGCTGTTCGAGGACGTGCTCGGCCGGCTCGGCTATTCCGTCGGCCGCAACAAGCCCTATGCCGGCGGCTTCATCACCGAGCATTACGGCAATCCGGCCTCGGGCCTGCATGCGATCCAGATCGAGCTCAACCGCGCGATCTACATGGACGAGCGCCGGCGGGAGCGCGGACCGCGCTTCGCGCAGGTCGCCTCCGACCTCGCTGTTCTCGCCGAGGTGCTGGCGACGGTGCCGCTCGGCGATCTCGGCCCGTTCCAGGCTGCCGCGGAATAG
- the cpdR gene encoding cell cycle two-component system response regulator CpdR, producing the protein MHKILLAEDDNDMRRFLVKALENAGFQVSHHDNGMSAYQRLREEPFEMLLTDIVMPEMDGIELARRASELDPDIKIMFITGFAAVALNSDSEAPKNAKVLSKPVHLRELVSEVNKMLAA; encoded by the coding sequence ATGCACAAGATCCTGCTCGCCGAAGACGACAACGACATGCGCCGCTTCCTGGTCAAGGCATTGGAAAATGCCGGGTTCCAGGTTTCCCACCACGACAACGGGATGTCCGCCTATCAGCGGCTGCGCGAGGAGCCGTTCGAGATGCTGCTCACCGACATCGTGATGCCGGAGATGGACGGCATCGAGCTGGCGCGCCGCGCCTCCGAGCTCGACCCGGACATCAAGATCATGTTCATCACCGGCTTCGCCGCGGTCGCCCTGAACTCCGATTCGGAGGCGCCCAAGAACGCCAAGGTGCTGTCCAAGCCGGTGCACCTCCGCGAGCTCGTCAGCGAAGTCAACAAGATGCTGGCGGCCTGA